A portion of the Vibrio coralliirubri genome contains these proteins:
- a CDS encoding helix-turn-helix domain-containing protein has protein sequence MVESFSTQLPIFWFKTLDSAIQARIGDSSDIWSGAEVYKQLCSAESISAYQLQTAITNIYQRFDHELIDLFDESARYFDELEMGAPVMAMLTAPDLASFCQLLSRYSIHIHPLLKIFSRETENGEVELWGVTPEYIDETTLMTHISLGLYFSIMIKLVRRYLNAPNQKLAIHIHKNTIGDEFLSIYERVFNVEMKEGFPARYLLFPNDLVQAKPRQFQAGFHEELVRIADQQMEKTLKTNLIYKVNETFKVLEVKDTNLDSVANNLHISPRTLNRKLKQQGVSFRRLFDKYRLELSMTLLNQNDGNITYVAYELGFSDSSAFSRAFKNWTGHSPTELRS, from the coding sequence ATGGTGGAAAGTTTTAGTACTCAATTACCCATATTTTGGTTTAAAACTTTAGATTCTGCTATTCAGGCTAGAATTGGAGACAGCAGCGATATCTGGTCGGGAGCAGAGGTCTATAAACAACTTTGCTCCGCCGAATCGATCTCGGCTTATCAGCTTCAAACCGCCATCACCAATATCTACCAACGCTTTGATCATGAACTGATCGACCTATTTGATGAATCTGCTCGCTACTTCGATGAGCTTGAAATGGGCGCGCCGGTAATGGCCATGCTCACCGCGCCAGATCTCGCCAGCTTTTGCCAACTGCTGAGTCGATACTCCATTCATATACATCCATTACTGAAAATTTTCAGCCGTGAAACAGAAAATGGTGAAGTTGAGCTTTGGGGCGTCACACCCGAGTACATTGACGAAACCACACTGATGACACACATCAGCTTGGGGCTCTATTTCAGTATTATGATCAAGCTCGTTCGCAGGTACCTTAATGCGCCGAATCAAAAGCTCGCCATTCACATCCACAAGAACACCATCGGTGATGAGTTCTTGAGCATCTATGAGCGTGTCTTTAATGTTGAAATGAAGGAGGGCTTCCCCGCCCGCTACCTCCTATTTCCTAACGATCTTGTCCAAGCGAAACCTCGCCAATTCCAAGCTGGCTTTCATGAAGAGTTAGTACGAATCGCCGATCAACAGATGGAAAAAACATTAAAAACTAACCTAATCTACAAAGTGAATGAAACGTTCAAGGTGCTCGAGGTGAAAGACACCAACCTAGATAGCGTGGCGAACAATCTTCACATCAGCCCTCGAACCCTGAATCGTAAACTTAAACAACAAGGTGTGAGTTTTCGTCGTTTGTTCGATAAATACCGACTTGAGCTGAGCATGACGCTACTGAATCAGAACGACGGCAATATTACCTATGTAGCTTACGAACTTGGCTTCTCCGACTCGAGCGCATTCAGTCGAGCATTCAAAAACTGGACTGGGCACTCTCCTACTGAACTCAGGTCGTAA
- a CDS encoding DMT family transporter — MTKATNHAILLLVFANLLASFSDVSLKVLNGEVPTFQYVFIRQLLSVMLLLPFWLKLPKETRMQGGCRINFLRAQFILVGSGCAMIAITHLTLATANAMFYVGPILMLPLSIVLLKEKPTSSKVVATLIGFVGVLIVLRPEQFHWAAIAGLGSALAMGVGNILIKRLHAEQHIISTLFWTSVMTLPLALALALPAWAAIEWRHVGWIMAINLFVLGYHALVVVAYKKAPANQIALAEYSGLVFVTLFGVMWFDEIPDMLTLVGISLIVIPMMPIKWKKYFSRPNQSALDIEANQPKP; from the coding sequence ATGACCAAAGCCACCAACCACGCGATTTTGCTCTTAGTATTCGCAAACCTGCTCGCCTCCTTTTCAGACGTCTCACTCAAAGTGCTGAACGGTGAAGTGCCCACGTTCCAATATGTGTTTATCCGTCAGCTATTGAGCGTGATGTTGCTGCTTCCTTTTTGGCTAAAGCTCCCCAAAGAGACGCGCATGCAAGGTGGTTGTCGCATCAACTTCTTGCGGGCCCAATTCATCCTGGTGGGCAGCGGCTGCGCAATGATTGCCATCACACACCTCACCTTGGCGACCGCAAACGCGATGTTCTATGTTGGGCCCATTCTCATGCTCCCGCTTTCTATTGTTTTATTGAAAGAGAAACCGACGTCATCAAAAGTGGTCGCGACATTGATTGGCTTCGTGGGTGTGTTAATCGTGTTGCGTCCAGAGCAATTTCACTGGGCCGCTATTGCAGGCTTAGGCAGTGCGCTCGCGATGGGCGTCGGCAACATTTTGATTAAACGTCTTCACGCAGAACAACACATTATCTCGACACTATTTTGGACCAGTGTGATGACTCTGCCGCTGGCATTGGCTCTTGCTCTGCCTGCATGGGCGGCGATTGAATGGCGTCATGTTGGATGGATTATGGCAATCAACCTATTCGTTCTGGGATACCATGCCCTTGTGGTGGTGGCTTATAAAAAAGCGCCAGCAAACCAAATTGCTCTCGCGGAATACTCGGGGTTGGTGTTTGTGACCCTATTTGGCGTGATGTGGTTTGACGAGATTCCAGACATGTTGACCCTTGTCGGCATCAGCCTGATCGTCATTCCTATGATGCCAATAAAATGGAAGAAGTACTTCAGCAGGCCAAATCAATCGGCCCTAGATATAGAAGCCAATCAGCCTAAGCCTTAA
- a CDS encoding SMP-30/gluconolactonase/LRE family protein, with product MNKLLLITAAMAASMNVSAASVVESNPTLVGDSFGFVEGPTWDVEHQRFLFSDIPNNTTYSYDLNGKLSVFDDNSGYANGLDIDAKGNLWAARHDRKLSYREGNGEKVIVAATYNGKLLNSPNDLTVNSDGSVWFTDPPFGIQGYGPAKAEPEQPVNGVYRYLDGDLKLITGEFKLPNGIAFSSDESSLYVADTSDGWVYRFDVDGQSLSNKTQFAQVKAESGSEPMVDGVAVDADDNLFVAAHGGVGVFDKDGKQIDFIAIDAGHISNLEIGGKQQELLMVTAYNKVLVFKLK from the coding sequence ATGAACAAATTACTACTTATTACCGCTGCAATGGCTGCCTCTATGAATGTTTCAGCTGCCTCTGTTGTAGAAAGCAACCCAACATTGGTTGGAGACTCATTCGGCTTTGTTGAAGGCCCAACATGGGATGTGGAACATCAACGTTTCTTGTTTAGCGATATTCCAAATAACACAACCTATTCTTACGATCTTAACGGCAAGTTGAGCGTTTTTGATGACAATTCTGGCTATGCCAATGGTCTCGATATTGATGCCAAAGGCAACCTGTGGGCTGCCCGCCATGATAGAAAGCTGTCGTACCGTGAGGGCAACGGAGAGAAAGTGATTGTCGCTGCAACGTATAACGGCAAACTGCTTAATAGCCCTAACGATTTAACCGTTAACAGCGATGGCAGCGTGTGGTTTACCGATCCTCCGTTTGGTATCCAAGGTTACGGCCCAGCAAAGGCAGAACCAGAGCAACCGGTTAATGGCGTTTATCGTTACCTAGATGGTGACCTAAAGCTGATCACGGGAGAGTTCAAGTTACCAAACGGCATCGCTTTTTCTTCTGATGAATCTTCGTTATACGTTGCCGACACATCTGATGGCTGGGTATACCGATTTGATGTTGATGGACAGTCACTCAGCAATAAGACGCAGTTTGCCCAGGTGAAGGCGGAGTCTGGCTCTGAACCTATGGTTGATGGTGTCGCTGTTGATGCCGATGACAACCTATTTGTTGCAGCGCACGGTGGCGTGGGTGTGTTCGATAAAGACGGTAAGCAGATTGACTTCATTGCTATTGATGCGGGCCATATCAGCAACCTAGAAATTGGCGGGAAACAGCAAGAGTTACTGATGGTAACGGCATACAACAAAGTGTTGGTGTTCAAGCTTAAGTAA
- a CDS encoding LysR family transcriptional regulator, which yields MNLIYMQTFLTVAEEQSFTKAAEVLDVSKGLVSRHVQRLEETLNSKLFHRTTRSISLTEVGEELYSKAKQIQLLAIEAEMRVLDMTQEVAGDLKITAPIEFGRALCRHIIPTFKQEYPKVDLILDFGPMKKKIESGDFDIAFRAYDELPNDVIANDLGHIRNVLVCSAGYASTNPLATTKDIHKCSFILNSQNERWNQLELINGEQTYHVEVTGSVSSNTYSSILELAMQGIGVASLPFYQVEEQLKQGVLIHVFPEWSIKAQKLSLIYAQRRVTPQKLVTFNRAVKEWLESNNAYTL from the coding sequence ATGAATTTGATTTATATGCAGACCTTCTTGACTGTCGCCGAAGAGCAAAGCTTCACCAAGGCCGCTGAAGTATTGGATGTGTCAAAAGGTTTGGTGTCTCGGCATGTACAACGACTCGAAGAAACATTGAATTCTAAGCTGTTTCACAGAACGACTCGTTCTATCAGCCTCACGGAAGTGGGCGAAGAGTTGTATTCGAAAGCGAAGCAAATTCAACTATTAGCAATCGAAGCGGAAATGCGTGTCTTAGACATGACGCAGGAAGTGGCAGGCGATTTAAAAATTACCGCACCGATAGAGTTTGGGCGTGCGCTTTGTCGTCATATCATCCCTACTTTCAAGCAAGAGTACCCAAAAGTGGATTTGATTCTCGACTTTGGGCCGATGAAAAAGAAGATCGAGTCTGGCGACTTTGACATTGCTTTTCGAGCCTACGATGAACTGCCTAATGATGTGATTGCCAACGATCTCGGGCATATCCGCAATGTTCTCGTTTGCAGTGCGGGTTACGCATCGACTAACCCACTTGCCACCACTAAAGACATCCATAAATGCAGCTTCATTCTTAACAGTCAAAATGAACGTTGGAATCAGCTGGAGTTGATCAATGGTGAGCAAACCTACCATGTTGAAGTAACCGGAAGCGTTAGCTCGAATACCTACAGTTCAATTTTAGAGTTAGCGATGCAAGGGATAGGTGTCGCCAGCTTGCCGTTCTATCAAGTTGAAGAGCAGCTCAAACAAGGTGTGCTTATTCACGTGTTTCCAGAATGGTCGATAAAAGCCCAAAAGCTAAGCCTTATCTATGCTCAAAGAAGGGTAACACCGCAGAAGTTGGTCACTTTTAACCGAGCGGTAAAAGAGTGGTTGGAATCGAATAACGCTTATACGTTGTGA
- a CDS encoding AAA family ATPase has product MINFVVLDRNVHLPTTSISTVYLKVDFWNDYSFVTMFYMTVFDQNGTLHDIGNVKIAFKSQTISTSTHSTLGGSFDHLTDKYFSVGENVEYYKNLNKLDDRLKKHILNSLQDIVYLPARLPDIEDEEVLNTSLFRGVTLSEVHGQFARVLEGFAELSDFNFNFIRSGADGFCDLRVPFKVMVNSVPSTNIHAFIGRNGCGKTTILNGMIAAIVRPDNDKLFFTESNYFNESRIPTGYFRSLVSVSFSAFDPFSPPQEQPDPAKGTKYFYIGLRDKHNNQVLSSLDDLRLEFVSALIGCLRAESKKALWLKAIEKLSSDQNFSNMGLSILNTRYIALRDKTANTQVDSNEFRDLLYQDIHKYLSRMSSGHAIVLFTVTRLVDTVGEKSLILIDEPEGHLHPPLLAAFLRTLSELLYAKNGVAIIATHSPVVLQEVPKSCVWKVNRSREAINVQRPEIETFGENLGVLTREVFSLEVENSGYHSLLATSVESGLSYEDILAQYGSQIGLEGRTVLKAMVLSRDSGQTQ; this is encoded by the coding sequence ATGATTAACTTCGTAGTCTTGGATAGAAATGTACACTTACCTACCACCAGTATAAGCACCGTTTACCTGAAGGTGGATTTTTGGAATGATTATTCTTTTGTAACAATGTTTTACATGACGGTGTTTGACCAGAACGGCACGTTACATGACATTGGTAATGTGAAAATCGCCTTTAAGAGCCAAACAATAAGTACCAGCACACACTCTACACTAGGGGGGAGTTTCGATCATCTCACTGACAAGTACTTCTCTGTTGGGGAAAATGTTGAATATTATAAGAACCTGAACAAGCTAGATGATAGGCTGAAGAAGCATATTTTAAATTCCTTGCAGGATATCGTTTATCTGCCGGCTAGATTGCCTGATATTGAAGATGAAGAAGTGTTAAACACCTCCTTGTTTCGTGGCGTAACATTGTCAGAAGTTCATGGCCAGTTTGCAAGGGTATTAGAAGGTTTTGCGGAGCTTTCAGATTTCAACTTCAATTTTATACGTAGTGGCGCGGACGGCTTTTGTGATTTGAGAGTACCTTTTAAGGTGATGGTCAACTCAGTCCCAAGTACAAACATACACGCCTTTATTGGTCGTAATGGCTGCGGAAAGACAACGATATTAAATGGTATGATAGCTGCCATTGTAAGGCCAGATAACGACAAACTATTTTTTACCGAGAGCAACTACTTCAATGAGTCACGGATACCCACTGGGTATTTTCGCTCGTTGGTATCTGTATCATTTAGCGCTTTTGACCCCTTTTCTCCGCCTCAAGAGCAACCTGACCCAGCCAAAGGTACAAAGTACTTCTATATCGGATTAAGAGATAAACATAATAATCAGGTCTTAAGCTCTCTCGATGATCTGCGCTTGGAGTTTGTATCCGCTTTGATTGGTTGCTTGAGAGCAGAAAGCAAAAAAGCGCTGTGGCTTAAAGCGATTGAAAAATTAAGTAGCGATCAGAACTTCTCAAATATGGGGCTTAGTATCCTTAATACTAGGTATATTGCCCTTAGAGATAAGACAGCCAATACGCAGGTCGATAGCAATGAGTTCAGGGATCTGCTTTATCAGGATATTCACAAGTACCTTTCTCGGATGAGTTCTGGACACGCCATTGTTTTATTTACTGTAACTAGATTGGTAGATACGGTTGGTGAGAAGTCACTTATTTTGATCGATGAACCAGAAGGGCATCTGCATCCCCCGTTGTTAGCTGCTTTTTTACGGACTTTGAGCGAATTACTCTATGCGAAAAATGGTGTTGCTATAATAGCTACGCACTCTCCAGTTGTATTGCAAGAAGTGCCTAAATCTTGTGTATGGAAGGTAAACCGTTCTAGAGAAGCTATAAATGTACAACGGCCAGAAATTGAAACATTTGGAGAAAATCTTGGAGTGCTCACTCGAGAGGTGTTTTCCTTGGAAGTTGAAAATTCGGGGTATCATTCGTTGTTAGCTACTTCTGTTGAATCGGGCCTTTCTTATGAAGATATTTTGGCCCAATACGGCAGTCAGATTGGCTTGGAAGGGAGGACTGTATTGAAAGCTATGGTCCTTAGTAGAGACTCAGGTCAGACTCAATGA
- a CDS encoding HNH endonuclease, whose amino-acid sequence MKKLQPHDITFGDMLEKCSEGMDQVHVKANFVAHLPIFSSKETQYQGLSLAGNLFHYPKTTPLTNDTQVVGNLTKRKLVNLYENNLRNKEKPARRFYDELLISSGERCPFCGDIGQTKNLDHFLPKAHFPEFSIMPLNLVPSCRDCNMGEKGQNYATVEEEQAIHPYIDKDMFFQEQWVFAEYLDEDEGALSYYVSCPVTWRKEDKARAHNHFTNLDLASRYRLEAGKHLSEVIDQKNAFRNMILRFSPNAMPIDIKNAFVEANLQPMIDSDQFNNHWKKVMYQCLANSNEFFGI is encoded by the coding sequence ATGAAAAAACTACAACCCCACGACATAACTTTTGGTGATATGTTGGAGAAATGCTCTGAGGGTATGGACCAGGTCCATGTGAAAGCCAACTTTGTCGCCCACTTACCCATATTTTCATCAAAGGAAACGCAGTATCAGGGTCTGAGTTTGGCTGGCAATTTGTTTCATTATCCTAAGACGACGCCATTGACTAATGATACTCAAGTTGTTGGGAATTTGACTAAGCGAAAGCTGGTTAACCTATACGAGAACAATCTGAGAAATAAAGAAAAGCCTGCTAGGCGCTTCTATGACGAGCTATTGATATCTTCAGGGGAAAGGTGTCCGTTTTGTGGTGATATCGGACAAACCAAGAATCTTGATCACTTTTTGCCCAAGGCTCACTTCCCAGAGTTCTCTATTATGCCTCTCAATCTAGTCCCATCATGCCGCGATTGTAATATGGGGGAGAAGGGGCAGAATTACGCTACTGTCGAAGAAGAACAAGCGATTCATCCATATATTGATAAAGACATGTTTTTTCAGGAGCAATGGGTATTCGCAGAATACCTTGATGAGGATGAGGGTGCTCTTAGCTACTATGTAAGTTGTCCAGTTACGTGGCGTAAAGAAGATAAAGCCAGAGCACACAACCATTTTACGAATCTAGATTTAGCTAGTCGCTATCGATTAGAAGCTGGTAAACACCTTAGTGAAGTAATCGATCAGAAAAATGCTTTCAGAAATATGATTCTAAGGTTTAGCCCCAACGCAATGCCAATCGATATCAAAAATGCTTTTGTCGAGGCAAATCTTCAACCGATGATAGACTCGGACCAGTTCAATAACCACTGGAAAAAAGTTATGTACCAGTGTTTAGCTAATTCAAATGAGTTCTTTGGGATTTAG
- a CDS encoding manganese-dependent inorganic pyrophosphatase produces MKLTPVVAAVIMSFSSASFAFSLQQSANENSEDLVWTGHLSPDSDTVMSAMLAAHIYGGTATVPEPINPESTFILNYCNAESPRVETDYSSYRVGLVDFNQVTQLAPTIDQSSIVAVVDHHAIGGSPINTPQIVEMDIRGWGSAATILADNAEKLDVTLPKHLACVGLGAILSDTVVFQSSTTTEHDREYAEKLAKVAGISDIEDFGQQMLIAKSDLSHLSSETILTLDYKNFKYGGKQVGIGVAETLTAQQLIDRKDDLLAAMKTYKEENGLDHLFFSITDTKNKEANLLWVDESDYQVIKSAFNAEPTSDMLTLEGVTSRKRQIGPAVQKAIESL; encoded by the coding sequence GTGAAGCTAACCCCTGTCGTTGCAGCCGTAATTATGTCTTTCAGTTCAGCAAGTTTTGCTTTTAGCTTGCAACAATCTGCTAATGAAAACAGTGAAGATCTCGTATGGACAGGGCATCTAAGCCCAGACAGCGACACGGTAATGTCTGCGATGCTCGCGGCTCATATCTATGGTGGTACAGCGACAGTGCCAGAGCCGATTAATCCAGAATCCACCTTCATTTTGAACTACTGTAATGCAGAATCGCCACGCGTAGAGACAGATTACTCTTCATACCGCGTGGGGCTGGTGGATTTCAACCAAGTCACTCAGCTAGCGCCAACCATTGACCAATCATCGATTGTTGCTGTGGTTGATCATCACGCAATTGGTGGCTCACCGATTAACACACCACAAATTGTCGAAATGGATATTCGAGGTTGGGGATCGGCTGCCACTATTCTGGCTGATAACGCTGAAAAGCTGGATGTGACACTACCTAAGCACCTTGCTTGTGTCGGCTTAGGCGCGATTCTTTCTGACACTGTCGTATTCCAATCATCAACCACGACTGAGCATGATCGTGAGTACGCAGAGAAACTGGCAAAAGTTGCAGGCATTTCAGATATCGAAGATTTCGGCCAACAGATGCTGATTGCTAAGTCGGATCTCAGTCACCTTTCTTCTGAAACCATTCTGACGCTGGATTACAAAAACTTTAAATACGGTGGCAAACAGGTGGGTATTGGTGTCGCTGAAACGCTAACGGCTCAACAACTGATTGACCGTAAAGACGATCTTCTAGCAGCAATGAAGACTTACAAAGAAGAGAACGGGCTAGACCATCTGTTCTTCTCAATCACAGACACTAAGAATAAAGAAGCAAACTTACTTTGGGTAGATGAAAGCGACTATCAAGTGATTAAATCGGCTTTCAACGCTGAACCAACAAGCGACATGTTGACGTTAGAAGGCGTCACTTCGCGTAAGCGTCAGATTGGCCCTGCGGTACAAAAGGCAATTGAGAGCTTGTAA
- a CDS encoding septal ring lytic transglycosylase RlpA family protein, whose product MKKLNLIFAAFLITLLAGCSSHAAVDTSKTKGYANSHALVGVASWYGDKFHGKLTASGETYNKNVYTAAHKTLPFGTIVRVTNTANNKSVDVKINDRGPYVKGRVIDLSHKAFSQIGDVKKGVATVKIEIIDDSNTFRYKH is encoded by the coding sequence ATGAAAAAACTAAACCTTATCTTTGCCGCTTTTCTTATTACTTTGCTTGCCGGATGCTCGTCACATGCAGCCGTCGATACTTCAAAAACAAAGGGCTATGCCAATTCACATGCGCTTGTGGGAGTGGCTTCTTGGTATGGCGATAAATTCCACGGAAAACTGACAGCAAGTGGTGAAACGTATAATAAAAATGTTTATACAGCCGCTCACAAAACCTTGCCATTTGGGACTATCGTAAGAGTGACCAATACAGCCAATAACAAGTCAGTCGATGTGAAAATTAATGATAGAGGCCCTTACGTAAAAGGCCGAGTGATTGACCTTTCGCACAAAGCATTTTCTCAAATTGGTGACGTCAAGAAAGGCGTAGCAACAGTCAAAATTGAGATCATTGATGACAGCAACACCTTTCGATACAAACACTAG
- a CDS encoding VOC family protein, whose product MKMNHVGIMVGDMDQAVEFYTKALGLRVVMNNTKVMEERESAIGRMCIAVFGEGFKGFNIAHLVTSDGIGVELFEMKERQERHEVDFSRLGIFHFCLQLPKEQFHSAIKRVEEFGGKVRMDIMRYHPEDELKQAQMVYLEDPFRNLFEFYSHTYEDTYATDYE is encoded by the coding sequence ATGAAAATGAATCACGTAGGCATCATGGTTGGCGACATGGACCAAGCAGTCGAGTTTTACACGAAAGCTTTAGGTCTAAGAGTCGTAATGAACAACACCAAAGTGATGGAAGAGCGCGAATCAGCAATCGGCCGCATGTGTATCGCTGTGTTCGGTGAAGGCTTCAAAGGTTTCAACATTGCCCATCTAGTCACTTCAGATGGCATTGGTGTTGAGCTGTTCGAAATGAAAGAGCGCCAAGAGCGTCACGAAGTTGATTTCTCTCGCTTAGGTATCTTCCACTTCTGTCTGCAACTTCCAAAAGAGCAGTTTCATTCAGCGATTAAGCGTGTTGAAGAGTTTGGCGGTAAGGTTCGTATGGACATCATGCGTTACCACCCAGAAGACGAACTAAAACAAGCACAAATGGTTTACCTAGAAGACCCGTTTCGCAACCTGTTCGAATTCTACTCGCACACATACGAAGACACGTACGCGACTGACTACGAGTAA
- a CDS encoding uracil-xanthine permease family protein, which translates to MEQNSELIYGLDDRPSVKAASYAALQHVLASFVGIITPTLIIGGVLGLGEHIPYLISMALMVSGVGTFIQARKIGPVGAGMICVQGTSFAFLGSVLGAGFLVKANGGGPDEMLATIFGVCFFGAFVEIVLSRFIEKLKVVITPVVTGIVITTIGISLIKVGVTDIAGGVGAEDFGSGSNLMLGAIVLGTIVALNLSNNNMVRLSSILVGLVVGWGVAILMGKASMVSFASQPLLSIPVPFKYGFAFDWQAFLPIAFIYLITVIETTGDLTANSMFSGQPVKGPKYLNRLKAGVLGDGVNSLIAAVFNTFPNTTFSQNNGVIHFTGIASRYIGYFIAAILFLLGLFPILGAVLMTIPKPVLGGATLVMFGTVAAAGIKIIANEKLDRRRIMTIATSLGLGLGVMLVPDLLKEAPKLVQSIFGSPVTMSGIAALVITGLMSLVPETKAKPISDAVQTSKA; encoded by the coding sequence ATGGAACAGAACAGTGAATTGATCTACGGATTGGATGACCGACCATCAGTTAAAGCAGCCAGTTACGCGGCACTGCAGCATGTATTAGCCAGCTTTGTTGGCATTATCACCCCCACGCTTATTATCGGTGGCGTTTTAGGGTTGGGTGAACACATTCCTTATCTGATTAGCATGGCACTGATGGTGTCTGGGGTAGGTACCTTTATCCAAGCAAGAAAAATAGGGCCAGTTGGTGCAGGGATGATTTGTGTCCAAGGGACCAGCTTTGCATTCTTAGGATCTGTATTAGGTGCGGGCTTCCTTGTTAAAGCGAATGGCGGTGGCCCGGATGAAATGCTGGCGACCATTTTTGGCGTTTGTTTCTTCGGTGCGTTTGTCGAAATTGTCCTATCGCGTTTTATCGAAAAGTTGAAAGTGGTGATCACCCCAGTTGTAACCGGAATCGTTATCACCACAATTGGCATCTCTTTGATTAAAGTTGGCGTCACAGATATTGCTGGTGGCGTTGGCGCAGAAGATTTTGGCTCTGGAAGCAATCTGATGCTGGGTGCCATCGTCCTCGGAACCATAGTTGCGCTTAACCTGAGTAACAATAATATGGTTAGGCTGTCGTCGATTTTAGTTGGGTTGGTAGTTGGCTGGGGCGTTGCCATTTTGATGGGCAAAGCGTCTATGGTTTCTTTTGCTTCTCAACCGCTATTGAGTATTCCTGTCCCATTTAAATATGGCTTCGCTTTTGATTGGCAAGCCTTCCTGCCTATCGCTTTTATTTACTTGATTACCGTTATTGAAACCACGGGCGACCTTACCGCCAACAGCATGTTTTCAGGGCAGCCGGTTAAAGGGCCTAAATACCTCAATCGACTCAAGGCTGGCGTGCTGGGTGACGGCGTGAACTCACTTATCGCTGCGGTATTCAATACTTTTCCGAACACGACTTTCAGCCAGAACAACGGTGTGATCCATTTTACGGGGATCGCGAGTCGCTACATCGGCTACTTCATTGCCGCGATTCTTTTTCTGTTAGGGCTATTTCCCATCTTAGGTGCGGTATTAATGACGATTCCAAAGCCAGTATTGGGCGGGGCGACATTAGTGATGTTCGGTACGGTTGCTGCGGCGGGCATCAAAATCATCGCTAATGAGAAACTGGATCGCCGCAGAATCATGACGATAGCCACCTCACTAGGCTTAGGGCTTGGTGTCATGCTGGTACCAGATTTATTGAAAGAAGCACCCAAGCTAGTGCAAAGCATATTTGGCTCACCTGTAACCATGTCTGGTATTGCCGCGCTTGTGATTACCGGGTTGATGTCATTGGTGCCTGAAACAAAAGCCAAGCCGATCTCGGATGCAGTTCAAACCAGTAAAGCGTAA
- a CDS encoding patatin-like phospholipase family protein: MLKSFIVTLVTLSLMACSTPNVYNDLNAIPSTEMGEHELGIAFGGGGVRGFMHLGVIKALAEEGIAPDVVSGTSAGSIAATLYASGLSYEEMELAIEKVGMSDIADFVFSSKGLVNGKNLSEWINSQVTYDDLSDMPMPVALTATNLTSRETVIIRSGNPGHAVQTSSTIPGAFVPVENQGDILIDGGIFSVVPVYAAKDLGAKKVIAVDIYCHNQITPEVSASKITLAAFRMQSCRLSEQELNSADVVIRPDYEPSGSAAFNEKEQAIQAGYLAAKEAMPEIKAMLSI; encoded by the coding sequence ATGTTAAAAAGCTTCATTGTCACATTGGTTACGCTGTCTTTGATGGCCTGCTCAACACCTAATGTTTATAACGATCTCAATGCAATACCTTCTACGGAAATGGGTGAGCATGAACTCGGTATTGCGTTTGGCGGTGGTGGCGTTCGTGGGTTTATGCACCTAGGCGTGATCAAAGCCTTGGCGGAGGAGGGCATTGCCCCTGATGTGGTGAGCGGCACCTCTGCGGGTTCGATTGCTGCGACTCTATATGCTTCAGGGCTGAGTTATGAAGAGATGGAACTCGCGATTGAAAAGGTAGGCATGTCTGATATCGCCGATTTTGTCTTTTCTTCAAAAGGCTTGGTGAATGGCAAGAACTTGTCAGAATGGATAAACAGCCAAGTGACGTATGATGATCTGTCTGATATGCCAATGCCTGTCGCGCTTACCGCGACCAATCTGACATCGAGAGAGACTGTTATTATTCGTTCAGGTAACCCGGGGCACGCAGTGCAAACCTCATCAACCATTCCGGGCGCATTTGTACCCGTTGAAAACCAAGGTGATATCTTAATCGATGGTGGGATTTTTAGTGTTGTGCCTGTTTACGCAGCTAAAGATCTGGGTGCAAAAAAGGTGATAGCCGTTGATATCTATTGTCACAATCAAATCACACCAGAAGTCTCGGCGAGCAAGATTACGCTTGCGGCTTTTCGCATGCAAAGCTGTCGCCTGTCTGAGCAAGAGTTAAACAGTGCCGATGTGGTCATTAGACCGGACTATGAGCCGAGTGGAAGTGCTGCTTTTAATGAAAAAGAACAAGCGATACAAGCGGGTTATCTGGCTGCAAAAGAGGCGATGCCTGAGATAAAGGCGATGCTATCCATCTAG